A genomic stretch from Nilaparvata lugens isolate BPH chromosome 8, ASM1435652v1, whole genome shotgun sequence includes:
- the LOC111058759 gene encoding uncharacterized protein LOC111058759 isoform X1 produces MLIEEKLRRQEEREEFFNEWQEKMRGEIEEKEEKLRVFANELISQHNEVKEKLAKLEAETEMMKQQEEALKEKMDRSAKELEAKKSEMELEKADIETAYERLLLFRNKELEEQRVEKEKTEEKKKQDAATQLEGMNLLKWLQDQCSGLLQGGAHAPSNHVEKQDKGLQTVLPTPETQKNMDMQQQRDDDEKEELRERVMRQRRRIDELTTRAADLTNQLQDAQQLHLITTPPIAAQPTVRLHPRPAWPPHTGSGEETSFSERLPNSVSRSTQASRMTANTAPLACTTLPPSDANNTSAAGNCLRRRTRRLASRSPVPPNNNSSDESTTTEEMIEEARQRLRRLENESSEIHQTYQDFRVRLSQDIPPTLFHPEQDRSRNPFNYRNFSNAGQSMIVAGRNMLARTNPRTSTVKLDNMLSIRPTYDMFQPRYNSFQNSIVGSSGRNFSVLRQRPLDNERILNSDGYSENGYQTFSRQNRSRDAELNTLRKKVAERRIRNSLSPEEFETVLEKSDNGSTQGTAEEQKETSGMESEGVMESMRNHEMLCSEIDEKLSKRKEFLKKTGSGSDSKSREEPESFEKKRTKLLTFNRTVTVVENNKESWYAAKDNSSEDDDSSGRSSLRGPTRLNAIPEQTQLVDHDVDLQSGSGNSNCSFLGRSSDKLSTQLPSRISEENATIVKVNGDALDTRGMTSSELGSSEQIIGINNYGNVEEEELNHNSYISLTNNRLTKESKDPKPVSGSVDSLLDERSRIRLQNGLVSSHPRQRSPSSLVSHASTNGSLSPTAANLRSPKKFVASDLSDRVPSFVLSPRKNGANPTTNQDDSGEPDVLITDLEKTTITNSVGGGEVNVESSKLQNGSKFSAANAVQSRVTVTSPRIAAAESVGDPWREPGDGTDNEKLDSDDPVSVGTHDSSSANSFW; encoded by the exons ATGTTGATAGAAGAGAAGCTTAGAAGgcaagaagaaagagaagagttTTTCAACGAATGGCAAGAGAAAATGAGAGGGGAAATcgaggagaaagaagagaaactGAGAGTGTTTGCCAATGAACTGATCAGTCAGCACAATGAAGTGAAAGAGAAGCTGGCTAAGCTTGAG gCAGAAACAGAAATGATGAAACAACAAGAAGAGGCATTGAAAGAGAAAATGGATAGAAGTGCCAAGGAACTAGAAGCTAAGAAAAGTGAAATGGAGTTGGAGAAGGCGGATATAGAGACCGCATATGAAAG ACTTTTACTTTTCCGAAATAAGGAATTGGAGGAGCAGCGCgtagagaaagagaagactgaagagaagaaaaagcaggACGCAGCGACTCAGCTGGAAGGAATGAATCTGCTGAAATGGCTTCAAGACCAGTGCAGTGGACTCTTGCAAGGTGGTGCGCATGCGCCGTCAAATCACGTTGAAAAACAAGACAAGGGTCTGCAGACAGTGCTGCCAACTCCGGAGACACAGAAGAATATG GATATGCAGCAGCAgcgtgatgatgatgagaaagaGGAGTTGCGGGAGCGCGTGATGCGTCAGCGACGTCGCATTGACGAGCTGACGACACGTGCCGCTGACCTCACCAATCAGCTGCAAGATGCTCAGCAGCTGCATCTCATCACCACTCCACCAATAGCTGCACAGCCAACG GTGAGACTGCACCCAAGACCAGCCTGGCCACCACACACCGGGTCCGGGGAAGAGACGAGCTTTTCTGAGCGACTTCCCAACTCAGTGTCACGATCCACGCAGGCGTCTCGGATGACTGCAAACACCGCTCCTCTCGCTTGTACCACATTGCCTCCGAGTGACGCCAACAACACGAGTGCTGCCGGCAACTGTTTGCGACGCAGAACGCGGCGGTTAGCGTCACGGTCGCCCGTTCCTCCCAACAACAATTCGTCAGACGAATCGACCACCACTGAGGAGATGATTGAGGAGGCTCGGCAAAG GTTGAGACGCTTGGAAAATGAAAGCTCAGAAATACATCAGACCTACCAGGACTTTCGTGTCAGATTATCTCAAGACATTCCGCCAACACTTTTCCATCCAGAGCAGGACAGAAGTCGAAATCCTTTCAATTACCGGAACTTTTCCAATGCGGGACAAAGCATGATAGTAGCCGGTCGTAACATGCTAGCTAGGACAAATCCAAGAACATCTACTGTCAAGCTGGATAATATGCTGAGTATAAGACCAACCTACGATATGTTTCAACCTAGGTACAATTCTTTCCAAAATTCAATTGTTGGCAGCAGTGGtaggaatttttcagtattGAGACAAAGACCTTTGGATAATGAACGGATTTTGAATAGTGATGGATACTCAGaaaatggttatcaaacattttCCAGACAAAATCGGAGTAGAGATGCAGAGCTGAATACTTTGAGGAAAAAAGTTGCTGAAAGAAGGATTAGGAATAGTTTGAGTCCTGAAGAatttgaaacagttttggaGAAGTCAGATAACGGTTCAACTCAAGGTACTGCAGAGGAGCAAAAAGAAACATCTGGAATGGAAAGTGAAGGAGTCATGGAATCAATGAGGAACCACGAGATGTTGTGTTCTGAAATTGACGAGAAACTTTCAAAACGCAAAgaattcttgaagaaaacaGGAAGTGGCAGTGATAGTAAATCAAGAGAGGAACCAGAATCTTTCGAGAAAAAACGCACAAAGCTACTAACATTCAATAGAACTGTGACCGTCGTAGAAAATAACAAGGAGTCATGGTATGCTGCAAAAGATAACTCCAGTGAAGACGATGATTCTAGTGGTAGATCTTCACTACGGGGTCCTACTAGGTTGAATGCAATTCCTGAACAAACTCAGTTGGTTGATCACGATGTTGACCTTCAGTCAGGGTCCGGAAACAGTAATTGTTCTTTCTTGGGTAGAAGTAGTGACAAATTATCAACTCAGTTGCCGAGTAGAATTTCTGAAGAAAATGCAACAATTGTGAAGGTTAATGGTGATGCTTTGGATACAAGAGGGATGACATCATCAGAACTGGGTTCGTCAGAACAAATAATTGGTATTAATAATTATGGAAATGTTGAGGAAGAAGAACTGAACCACAATTCATATATTTCGCTCACCAATAATAGGCTAACTAAAGAAAGTAAAGATCCCAAACCGGTTTCTGGAAGTGTTGATAGTCTTCTGGATGAAAGAAGCAGGATAAGACTGCAGAACGGTTTAGTGAGTTCACACCCGAGACAACGATCGCCTTCTTCTCTGGTATCACATGCAAGTACAAATGGTTCACTGTCACCCACTGCTGCCAACCTTAGATCGCCTAAAAAGTTTGTAGCAAGTGACTTGAGTGATAGAGTTCCCTCGTTTGTGCTATCACCACGCAAAAATGGCGCCAATCCGACCACCAATCAGGACGATTCGGGAGAACCTGATGTTTTGATAACTGATTTGGAGAAAACCACTATCACGAATAGTGTTGGTGGTGGCGAAGTAAATGTTGAAAGCTCAAAGTTGCAGAATGGAAGCAAATTTTCGGCAGCAAATGCAGTACAAAGTAGAGTGACAGTGACGTCTCCAAGGATCGCTGCTGCAGAGTCAG TTGGAGATCCTTGGAGAGAGCCAGGAGACGGCACCGACAATGAGAAACTAGACAGTGATGACCCCGTGTCTGTGGGGACCCACGACTCGTCTTCGGCTAATAGCTTTTGGTGA
- the LOC111058759 gene encoding uncharacterized protein LOC111058759 isoform X3, whose translation MNLLKWLQDQCSGLLQGGAHAPSNHVEKQDKGLQTVLPTPETQKNMDMQQQRDDDEKEELRERVMRQRRRIDELTTRAADLTNQLQDAQQLHLITTPPIAAQPTVRLHPRPAWPPHTGSGEETSFSERLPNSVSRSTQASRMTANTAPLACTTLPPSDANNTSAAGNCLRRRTRRLASRSPVPPNNNSSDESTTTEEMIEEARQRLRRLENESSEIHQTYQDFRVRLSQDIPPTLFHPEQDRSRNPFNYRNFSNAGQSMIVAGRNMLARTNPRTSTVKLDNMLSIRPTYDMFQPRYNSFQNSIVGSSGRNFSVLRQRPLDNERILNSDGYSENGYQTFSRQNRSRDAELNTLRKKVAERRIRNSLSPEEFETVLEKSDNGSTQGTAEEQKETSGMESEGVMESMRNHEMLCSEIDEKLSKRKEFLKKTGSGSDSKSREEPESFEKKRTKLLTFNRTVTVVENNKESWYAAKDNSSEDDDSSGRSSLRGPTRLNAIPEQTQLVDHDVDLQSGSGNSNCSFLGRSSDKLSTQLPSRISEENATIVKVNGDALDTRGMTSSELGSSEQIIGINNYGNVEEEELNHNSYISLTNNRLTKESKDPKPVSGSVDSLLDERSRIRLQNGLVSSHPRQRSPSSLVSHASTNGSLSPTAANLRSPKKFVASDLSDRVPSFVLSPRKNGANPTTNQDDSGEPDVLITDLEKTTITNSVGGGEVNVESSKLQNGSKFSAANAVQSRVTVTSPRIAAAESVGDPWREPGDGTDNEKLDSDDPVSVGTHDSSSANSFW comes from the exons ATGAATCTGCTGAAATGGCTTCAAGACCAGTGCAGTGGACTCTTGCAAGGTGGTGCGCATGCGCCGTCAAATCACGTTGAAAAACAAGACAAGGGTCTGCAGACAGTGCTGCCAACTCCGGAGACACAGAAGAATATG GATATGCAGCAGCAgcgtgatgatgatgagaaagaGGAGTTGCGGGAGCGCGTGATGCGTCAGCGACGTCGCATTGACGAGCTGACGACACGTGCCGCTGACCTCACCAATCAGCTGCAAGATGCTCAGCAGCTGCATCTCATCACCACTCCACCAATAGCTGCACAGCCAACG GTGAGACTGCACCCAAGACCAGCCTGGCCACCACACACCGGGTCCGGGGAAGAGACGAGCTTTTCTGAGCGACTTCCCAACTCAGTGTCACGATCCACGCAGGCGTCTCGGATGACTGCAAACACCGCTCCTCTCGCTTGTACCACATTGCCTCCGAGTGACGCCAACAACACGAGTGCTGCCGGCAACTGTTTGCGACGCAGAACGCGGCGGTTAGCGTCACGGTCGCCCGTTCCTCCCAACAACAATTCGTCAGACGAATCGACCACCACTGAGGAGATGATTGAGGAGGCTCGGCAAAG GTTGAGACGCTTGGAAAATGAAAGCTCAGAAATACATCAGACCTACCAGGACTTTCGTGTCAGATTATCTCAAGACATTCCGCCAACACTTTTCCATCCAGAGCAGGACAGAAGTCGAAATCCTTTCAATTACCGGAACTTTTCCAATGCGGGACAAAGCATGATAGTAGCCGGTCGTAACATGCTAGCTAGGACAAATCCAAGAACATCTACTGTCAAGCTGGATAATATGCTGAGTATAAGACCAACCTACGATATGTTTCAACCTAGGTACAATTCTTTCCAAAATTCAATTGTTGGCAGCAGTGGtaggaatttttcagtattGAGACAAAGACCTTTGGATAATGAACGGATTTTGAATAGTGATGGATACTCAGaaaatggttatcaaacattttCCAGACAAAATCGGAGTAGAGATGCAGAGCTGAATACTTTGAGGAAAAAAGTTGCTGAAAGAAGGATTAGGAATAGTTTGAGTCCTGAAGAatttgaaacagttttggaGAAGTCAGATAACGGTTCAACTCAAGGTACTGCAGAGGAGCAAAAAGAAACATCTGGAATGGAAAGTGAAGGAGTCATGGAATCAATGAGGAACCACGAGATGTTGTGTTCTGAAATTGACGAGAAACTTTCAAAACGCAAAgaattcttgaagaaaacaGGAAGTGGCAGTGATAGTAAATCAAGAGAGGAACCAGAATCTTTCGAGAAAAAACGCACAAAGCTACTAACATTCAATAGAACTGTGACCGTCGTAGAAAATAACAAGGAGTCATGGTATGCTGCAAAAGATAACTCCAGTGAAGACGATGATTCTAGTGGTAGATCTTCACTACGGGGTCCTACTAGGTTGAATGCAATTCCTGAACAAACTCAGTTGGTTGATCACGATGTTGACCTTCAGTCAGGGTCCGGAAACAGTAATTGTTCTTTCTTGGGTAGAAGTAGTGACAAATTATCAACTCAGTTGCCGAGTAGAATTTCTGAAGAAAATGCAACAATTGTGAAGGTTAATGGTGATGCTTTGGATACAAGAGGGATGACATCATCAGAACTGGGTTCGTCAGAACAAATAATTGGTATTAATAATTATGGAAATGTTGAGGAAGAAGAACTGAACCACAATTCATATATTTCGCTCACCAATAATAGGCTAACTAAAGAAAGTAAAGATCCCAAACCGGTTTCTGGAAGTGTTGATAGTCTTCTGGATGAAAGAAGCAGGATAAGACTGCAGAACGGTTTAGTGAGTTCACACCCGAGACAACGATCGCCTTCTTCTCTGGTATCACATGCAAGTACAAATGGTTCACTGTCACCCACTGCTGCCAACCTTAGATCGCCTAAAAAGTTTGTAGCAAGTGACTTGAGTGATAGAGTTCCCTCGTTTGTGCTATCACCACGCAAAAATGGCGCCAATCCGACCACCAATCAGGACGATTCGGGAGAACCTGATGTTTTGATAACTGATTTGGAGAAAACCACTATCACGAATAGTGTTGGTGGTGGCGAAGTAAATGTTGAAAGCTCAAAGTTGCAGAATGGAAGCAAATTTTCGGCAGCAAATGCAGTACAAAGTAGAGTGACAGTGACGTCTCCAAGGATCGCTGCTGCAGAGTCAG TTGGAGATCCTTGGAGAGAGCCAGGAGACGGCACCGACAATGAGAAACTAGACAGTGATGACCCCGTGTCTGTGGGGACCCACGACTCGTCTTCGGCTAATAGCTTTTGGTGA
- the LOC111058759 gene encoding uncharacterized protein LOC111058759 isoform X2 codes for MLIEEKLRRQEEREEFFNEWQEKMRGEIEEKEEKLRVFANELISQHNEVKEKLAKLEAETEMMKQQEEALKEKMDRSAKELEAKKSEMELEKADIETAYERLLLFRNKELEEQRVEKEKTEEKKKQDAATQLEGMNLLKWLQDQCSGLLQGGAHAPSNHVEKQDKGLQTVLPTPETQKNMDMQQQRDDDEKEELRERVMRQRRRIDELTTRAADLTNQLQDAQQLHLITTPPIAAQPTVRLHPRPAWPPHTGSGEETSFSERLPNSVSRSTQASRMTANTAPLACTTLPPSDANNTSAAGNCLRRRTRRLASRSPVPPNNNSSDESTTTEEMIEEARQRLRRLENESSEIHQTYQDFRVRLSQDIPPTLFHPEQDRSRNPFNYRNFSNAGQSMIVAGRNMLARTNPRTSTVKLDNMLSIRPTYDMFQPRYNSFQNSIVGSSGRNFSVLRQRPLDNERILNSDGYSENGYQTFSRQNRSRDAELNTLRKKVAERRIRNSLSPEEFETVLEKSDNGSTQGTAEEQKETSGMESEGVMESMRNHEMLCSEIDEKLSKRKEFLKKTGSGSDSKSREEPESFEKKRTKLLTFNRTVTVVENNKESWYAAKDNSSEDDDSSGRSSLRGPTRLNAIPEQTQSGNSNCSFLGRSSDKLSTQLPSRISEENATIVKVNGDALDTRGMTSSELGSSEQIIGINNYGNVEEEELNHNSYISLTNNRLTKESKDPKPVSGSVDSLLDERSRIRLQNGLVSSHPRQRSPSSLVSHASTNGSLSPTAANLRSPKKFVASDLSDRVPSFVLSPRKNGANPTTNQDDSGEPDVLITDLEKTTITNSVGGGEVNVESSKLQNGSKFSAANAVQSRVTVTSPRIAAAESVGDPWREPGDGTDNEKLDSDDPVSVGTHDSSSANSFW; via the exons ATGTTGATAGAAGAGAAGCTTAGAAGgcaagaagaaagagaagagttTTTCAACGAATGGCAAGAGAAAATGAGAGGGGAAATcgaggagaaagaagagaaactGAGAGTGTTTGCCAATGAACTGATCAGTCAGCACAATGAAGTGAAAGAGAAGCTGGCTAAGCTTGAG gCAGAAACAGAAATGATGAAACAACAAGAAGAGGCATTGAAAGAGAAAATGGATAGAAGTGCCAAGGAACTAGAAGCTAAGAAAAGTGAAATGGAGTTGGAGAAGGCGGATATAGAGACCGCATATGAAAG ACTTTTACTTTTCCGAAATAAGGAATTGGAGGAGCAGCGCgtagagaaagagaagactgaagagaagaaaaagcaggACGCAGCGACTCAGCTGGAAGGAATGAATCTGCTGAAATGGCTTCAAGACCAGTGCAGTGGACTCTTGCAAGGTGGTGCGCATGCGCCGTCAAATCACGTTGAAAAACAAGACAAGGGTCTGCAGACAGTGCTGCCAACTCCGGAGACACAGAAGAATATG GATATGCAGCAGCAgcgtgatgatgatgagaaagaGGAGTTGCGGGAGCGCGTGATGCGTCAGCGACGTCGCATTGACGAGCTGACGACACGTGCCGCTGACCTCACCAATCAGCTGCAAGATGCTCAGCAGCTGCATCTCATCACCACTCCACCAATAGCTGCACAGCCAACG GTGAGACTGCACCCAAGACCAGCCTGGCCACCACACACCGGGTCCGGGGAAGAGACGAGCTTTTCTGAGCGACTTCCCAACTCAGTGTCACGATCCACGCAGGCGTCTCGGATGACTGCAAACACCGCTCCTCTCGCTTGTACCACATTGCCTCCGAGTGACGCCAACAACACGAGTGCTGCCGGCAACTGTTTGCGACGCAGAACGCGGCGGTTAGCGTCACGGTCGCCCGTTCCTCCCAACAACAATTCGTCAGACGAATCGACCACCACTGAGGAGATGATTGAGGAGGCTCGGCAAAG GTTGAGACGCTTGGAAAATGAAAGCTCAGAAATACATCAGACCTACCAGGACTTTCGTGTCAGATTATCTCAAGACATTCCGCCAACACTTTTCCATCCAGAGCAGGACAGAAGTCGAAATCCTTTCAATTACCGGAACTTTTCCAATGCGGGACAAAGCATGATAGTAGCCGGTCGTAACATGCTAGCTAGGACAAATCCAAGAACATCTACTGTCAAGCTGGATAATATGCTGAGTATAAGACCAACCTACGATATGTTTCAACCTAGGTACAATTCTTTCCAAAATTCAATTGTTGGCAGCAGTGGtaggaatttttcagtattGAGACAAAGACCTTTGGATAATGAACGGATTTTGAATAGTGATGGATACTCAGaaaatggttatcaaacattttCCAGACAAAATCGGAGTAGAGATGCAGAGCTGAATACTTTGAGGAAAAAAGTTGCTGAAAGAAGGATTAGGAATAGTTTGAGTCCTGAAGAatttgaaacagttttggaGAAGTCAGATAACGGTTCAACTCAAGGTACTGCAGAGGAGCAAAAAGAAACATCTGGAATGGAAAGTGAAGGAGTCATGGAATCAATGAGGAACCACGAGATGTTGTGTTCTGAAATTGACGAGAAACTTTCAAAACGCAAAgaattcttgaagaaaacaGGAAGTGGCAGTGATAGTAAATCAAGAGAGGAACCAGAATCTTTCGAGAAAAAACGCACAAAGCTACTAACATTCAATAGAACTGTGACCGTCGTAGAAAATAACAAGGAGTCATGGTATGCTGCAAAAGATAACTCCAGTGAAGACGATGATTCTAGTGGTAGATCTTCACTACGGGGTCCTACTAGGTTGAATGCAATTCCTGAACAAACTCA GTCCGGAAACAGTAATTGTTCTTTCTTGGGTAGAAGTAGTGACAAATTATCAACTCAGTTGCCGAGTAGAATTTCTGAAGAAAATGCAACAATTGTGAAGGTTAATGGTGATGCTTTGGATACAAGAGGGATGACATCATCAGAACTGGGTTCGTCAGAACAAATAATTGGTATTAATAATTATGGAAATGTTGAGGAAGAAGAACTGAACCACAATTCATATATTTCGCTCACCAATAATAGGCTAACTAAAGAAAGTAAAGATCCCAAACCGGTTTCTGGAAGTGTTGATAGTCTTCTGGATGAAAGAAGCAGGATAAGACTGCAGAACGGTTTAGTGAGTTCACACCCGAGACAACGATCGCCTTCTTCTCTGGTATCACATGCAAGTACAAATGGTTCACTGTCACCCACTGCTGCCAACCTTAGATCGCCTAAAAAGTTTGTAGCAAGTGACTTGAGTGATAGAGTTCCCTCGTTTGTGCTATCACCACGCAAAAATGGCGCCAATCCGACCACCAATCAGGACGATTCGGGAGAACCTGATGTTTTGATAACTGATTTGGAGAAAACCACTATCACGAATAGTGTTGGTGGTGGCGAAGTAAATGTTGAAAGCTCAAAGTTGCAGAATGGAAGCAAATTTTCGGCAGCAAATGCAGTACAAAGTAGAGTGACAGTGACGTCTCCAAGGATCGCTGCTGCAGAGTCAG TTGGAGATCCTTGGAGAGAGCCAGGAGACGGCACCGACAATGAGAAACTAGACAGTGATGACCCCGTGTCTGTGGGGACCCACGACTCGTCTTCGGCTAATAGCTTTTGGTGA